A stretch of DNA from Flavobacteriaceae bacterium MAR_2009_75:
GTGTCGGGCCAACTTTCTTGGGTGTATTCGGGGCCTGTCCACACTTTAGAGGGGTCTCTAAAATGGTAGTAATTATGGTTTAAGTATTTAAAAGATTTCGGTTTCAGCACGATATGAATGCTAAATGCCGAAATGGTGCTTTCAATATTTTGTATGCGTCGGTTGTAGGGCTTCCTGAAATTATGTTCCCCGGCCATTTTTAATGTAGTCTTGGGCTCAATGTTCGAAATAAAAAGGTCTCCCTTTATTTTCTTTCCATTTATTATGGATGCCGAAATTATTCTCTGGTCTTCCGTTTCGAAGTTGATCACTTCGTGGTGTTTGTATGCCTCGCCTCCGTTTTCCTTTAATTTTCGAATCAGCATTTTGGTAATTTGACTGCCGCCATCTGCACAACGGTAGGCACTTTGAATGAAAGAGTTGACCGAGAGGGCGTGAACATAGAATGGGGTCTTTTCAGGGTCACCAGCATAGAGTAAGTTTGATCCTGCAAGAACGGCACTAAGTTTTTTATTTTCGGTGAGCGAGTCAATAAATGCTTTGGCAGGAAGCCGAAAGAGGTCGGAGTCTTTGTGATAAGGCTTGCCTTCTTCCAGTTTATAAAGCGGAAATCGATTGCAAATTTCCCGCAGTTTGCCGCAATAGGTGTTTATGGCTTCTTTTTCTTCGGGAAATTGTTTTGCTAGTTTTTCTACGAAGTTGGCATACCCCTGTGAATGGGGGTACTCATTGTTGTCATCATCGAAAGTAATTAGATCAAAACCGTCGACATCAAGTTTTTTTAGTTCGAGGCCGTCTAAAATATCCAAATATTCGAAATAGCGATAAAGGTTCTGGCCCTTATCCAATCCGCCGATGTAATGAACGCCGGTATCAAAGATAGTACGTTCTCGAACAAAGGTTTGAAGGTTGCCGCCGTATTGGTTGTTTTTCTCCAGTACACAGACCGACTTGCCCTCACGTGCCATGATATTGGCCGCTACGAGTCCGCCCATTCCACTGCCGATAACCACTACGTCGTAGTATTCCTTCATCTAGGTATTTCTTTTATACCATATAAAGGTATCATTTTGAAGTAAGATGGTGAAACTCGAAGGAGGCGTAAACTTTTCACCCTTGTCGAGCACTATTAAATTAGAGATTTCCGATAGTTTCTGATGTATTTCTTCGGATGGATGAAATTCACTGTCATCGATAATCAAAGTTTCCGCAGGTACTGTGAAAACACTTTCGAAGGCATCACAAACCGCGATTTTACTATACCGGTGGGTCAAGTAGTTGTTGGCTAGAATAGCGCGATAATGATCGTTTTTGATGAATGCTGAAATTTTTCTATCGATAGAGTCTAGGGCCAGTAGCAAAGGTAAATGCACATTTTGCTGAGAAACGTAAATTATAGAGCCTTTTTCATCCAAGCCGTGCAATAGCTTTTGATAACTTATGGAGTGTACCTTTAAATCATCACGTACTCCCTTATAAACCAAGGGGCCTTTGTATCTGAAATTTTCCAGCAACGTTTTATGCCAATAGGTTGGGCTTTCAATATTCTTTCGCATCGCCCTGAACTCTTTTCTGACATAGGCGCCCACCTGTTTGGCACGTTGGGTGTACGTTTCGCCATATCGTTTATCATTGGGCGTGATACGCCCAAGAAACTGTGCGGTAATACTACCATCACGTATGATAAAGCTGTCTTTGGGTGATACCTCCGAAGCCCCGTGTATCAGTACGGGTAGAATATCTAAATCAAATTTCTCCGCAAGATAGAAAGCGCCCTTATGAAAGCGCCCTATTTTATTGTTGATAGAACGTGAACCCTCAGGAAAAGTGATGATAGAAAACCCTTGTGCCAACTTCTGTTTTAAATAGGCTTCCCCATTTTCTATACCGCCCGATACGGGGTATGCACCCGACAACCGAGCCGCACTGCCAATAGTTTTAGAATTGTAGACATGATCCTTTACCAGATAAATCAACTTGGGGTGTAGCATACCCATGACCAAAATGTCTAAAAACGAACTATGGTTAGCAATTAGTAATGCCGGTTTTTGAAATTTTTCGTTGAGCGGATTGATGATTTTTTTTGTTGTAAACGGATTGGTGTACAACACAGACTTCATAAACTTTGAAGTTACCCGATGTAAGCGATATTGGGGTTTAAGATGCCCTTTGGGATATAATTTTAAGTAAATCCACGCATAAATACCCAGAACAATACCTCCCAAATCAAAATAACCGAATGAGAAAAGGGAATGAAGCAAAACCCTAGGGCGAATCGGTCTTTTGGTTCTACCGCCAATGAATAACCTGAAGAGTAAGGGCTGAACAATAAATGCGGTCAACGCAGCACAAAGAATACCGATTAAGGATACCGCCGATATAGTATATAATACCGGGTGTTTGGCAAATATCAAAACACCTACACCCGCAATCGTAGTGATAACCGATAAGATAATCGATGTTTTGTGTGTGGTTAGTGCTTTTTCTCCGGTGCGGTATTCTTTTAAAAGGCCGTTGGTAATAAAAATACTGTAATCTACCCCTAGACCGAAGATGAAACTACAGATGATAATGTTAAAGATGTTGAATTCAAGGTGCAGCAACCCCATGATGCCCACCGTCAAAAACCAAGTCAAAAATATGGGTAGAGCAGTAATCATAGTCAGAACAAAACTTCGGTAAAAAATGAATAGTATCAAAAGAACCACAATGAGGGAATACCCGAGAAGTTGATTGAAATCATTTTTTAAGTTGCCTAAAAATGTCTCGTTCACTTGTTGGCGATCAATTAATAAAGTGTTTGGTGCCTGGTCAAATTGTTCACGAATAATTGCCATCGAAGAACTATCTACCTTAACCAGTGAAGTTGCGGTATAACCGTTCTCGTCATTAACCAAATAATCGTCTACCGAGAATGATTTAATTTCCTTTAGGCGGTCAATTTCTAGAGGGGTAAAATCTTTTGCCAATAAGGTATAGAACTGGTTAAAGGTATTTTCTTTAAAACCGAGTTCATTTCCGCTTTGGATCAGGTTTTGTTTTAATTGGCTTATTTTTTCATCGGACCAAAAAGACTTCCAAGCATCTATTTTTTTATTTTGTGATCGGTTCGATTTGGCAAGGGTTCCTATAGAACCAAAACTAATCACTTGCCCATTTTCTTTAAGCTGTTCCAGTTTCTTGTAAATGCTGTCATTCTGGTGTAAAACCTGTTGCAAATCTTCTCCGAAAGTTGCCAGATAGATAGATTTTGAGCCCATATCGGTCAATTTCTCTAAATGTTGTCGGGCTTTTATCAAAGATTCGGTCTCGTAATTGAGCTTGGCAATATCTTTGTTGAAAAGTACTTTTCGATAAGTGAAAATACTGATGACAAATACAGCGGCCAATGCCAGAATCGCCCATTTGTTACGATGAAACTGATGAGCGGCCAAGCGATCGAGTAGATTGGACTTTATTTCAGTGGCCGACCTTGGTTTGTAGACCAGTGGGATGAAAAGCAGAGCGAAAATCGACGCCCCCAGAACACTTATTGCTGCAAATATTCCCAAGTCTTGAAGCGCTTGAGAATCTAAAAATAAGAGACATAAAAATGCAGATGCAGTAGTCAAACTGCTCATTAAAACAGCCGGTGCAACTTCTTGATAGACACTTTTGATTGAATTGCCTTCTCGCAAATGTGTTAAAATATGTAAGCCGTAATCTAAGGTCACCCCTAAGAGTACCGAGCCGATACCTAACGAGATGGCCGACATTTTAGTTCGTATTAGGCACAGCATAGCTATGGCTAGCAACCCACCAAAAAATGCAGGTGCAAACAATATTAAGGGCAAGGTAATTTTGCGGTAAAAGACTATTAACAGAATAATCAATAAGGTCATCGCAATACTTACCGTAAATTGAATGTCGTGCTTTATTTGCTTTGCATTGGAAACCGCGCTAAGTGCGGCACCAAAATATTCACTTTCGACAGAACCATTATATTTCTGGTTCAAGTCGTCTTGTATAGCATAAAGGACCTCTGAAAAAGGAAGATTTTTATTGGTTTCGTTAGAGCCGAATTGGGGTGTGATGAAGAGTAGTATATTTTGCTCGTCTTTATCGAGAAGAAAACCATTCTTGATTTTGAAACCTTCGCCAAAGCCAAGTTTCTGCAGCTTTTTAAGTCCCATAAACGAAATGCCCAGCGGATCTTTTACGATGTTCTTTTTGGCAACAATACCCGCAGGAGATATGAGAGTTCGGTAATTCGATTCCGTGAGCTTGGTAATGCTATCTTTAGAAAGTTTTTGTTGAATGACCTTATAGTCTTCCGTTTCTAAAAAGAGCGGTAGATGGTTGTAAACCAGGTCAAATGTATTTTGAAGAACGTCGTCTTCTACCTTTCCCTGAATATTTTTAATATAATTTCCTTGACGATTTTGAATGCTGTCTAAAAATTCTGTCGCATAATCGGTCAGTTCATCGACTGTGGCATTTTCGGCCTTTTTGATGTTAACGATTATCTTATCGGTGAAGGTAATCGATTTAAGTACTTTCTGAACTTGTTTCGTTTCCTCATTAACAGGAATCAAAGAGCTGATATCGTCATCGAACTGAATTTGACTCACCATTTTAGCCAAGCCCAAAAGTATTATCAAGAAACCGATAAGGGCAAGCCAACGTTTTTTGGCTATCCAGCTATATGTGCGAAAAAAAAAGTCACCCATTTTTAAGGGTCATTTTTTTACGTTTCGCCATTTGAGATAAGGTGAAATAACCCATAAATCCACCTATAACAGAAACCGTAATCGCTAAAAAGATGCTTCCGACCAGATATGTTTTTATGCCTTTAAGAGCCAAAAGATTGTCGGCTATGTTATCTAGGGCGAAAAAATGTTCTTCTCCCATAATCCAAGCCCCTATTTGCAATCCACCGTAAAGAATAAACGGAATAAAAGGAGGAAGACTTACGTTCGAAAAAGCAAATGCGATAGGTTTATTCAATTTTAATAGAAAAGCACCACCTAGAACGAGTAAAGTATGAAAACCCCAAAACGGACTCAAACCTACGAAGAGGCCCAATGCTATGGAAAGTGCTTTCTTTTTAGGTGGGTCATCACTGCCCAAAATATCTTCAGTTAAAAATTTCTTGATTCCTTTTTTTCTGATGCGCCTGAAAAAATCTCTTGGTTTGATGTAAAATAGGGCTATCAAGACCAGAAATGTATTTAAAATACTAATTCGGGTAAAGTCGGGTACTGTTCTGAAATGGGTGACCCTTTCCTTTTCATCGTATGAAATTTTTACGGGCAGGTTTTTAACTAAAGTGCCGTTCCAAGAGGCTTTTACGATTACCTCTATTTCAAACTCGAACTTAGGAGTGATAAAATTGAGTTTTTTCAGTTCATGAATAGGGTATAATCTAAACCCACATTGAGTATCGGTCAGCCATGTGCCCGTTTCGAACCAAAACCAAAAGTTTGAAAACTTATTACCGAAACTGCTTTTTCCCGGCACATCGGCCTGTCGCATGTTGCGAGAACCAATATAAAGTACATTTTTGGTCTCTTCTGCTTTTAGGGCTTCGATGAAAACAGGAATATCTTCGGGGTAGTGCTGCCCATCGGAATCAATAGTGATAATAAAATCAAAACCTTTTGAAACCGCTTCTCCAAAGCCGACTTTTAATGCATTACCCTTGCCCTTATTTTCGGGCAGATGAACTTGATGTATACAGGAATATTCTTTGAGAACTTCAGCGGTATTATCAGTTGCGCCATCGTTGACGACAATGATATTTTGGGTCTGTAGCAGAATACCGTCCATAACCCTTTTCAACGTCTTACCGTTGTTGTAAGTGGGCACAAGAACACAGCATTTATACTGCTGCATCATTTCTTGAAGTTGTGAACGAGAATCTGACAATTTAGCCTGTTTAAAACGAATTGTCGAAAAAATTTGGAGCTTTACTAGGGTGCAGACTCAACATGTTAAAGCAAATTATAGCCTTTTTGCCTAGACGGGAACAAACTTCGACTCGTACGTTTATTCTCCCCAAAGATAAGGATTCAAAACCCTAAAACAACTGCTTTTGTTCGTCTGAAAAACTATCTGATTGGGCCACAAATCCTTTGACGAAATCTTTTGCAGCTTTGTCTTTCATTGAACTGTAGTTGTCGATAATAAACTGCTTGTCAGTTTCAATATCTTTATGGTAACCCAGTATTCTAGGCGCATTTTCTTGCACACTCAATCGAATACATCTGATTTCAACGTTCGAGGCCTGGGCTTCTACAGCATATTCTAAAAGCTCTTTTCCATCATTAAAAAAAGTTCTTTTGTCTTTAATGCCACTGGCGAATTTGGCCATCATGGTCGTGGCGGCACCTTTATAGGCTACTAAATTGGCTTCGTCATTTTTTGCGACTGAGGTTAGCGATTTGTATAAGTCTTTAATCGAGTCTTCGTTGTCTTGAATACTTCGATAGGTTTGTCTAATATCTTCAATATTAACGGAAATATTTACACCAAGAAAACACAGGGTGAAAAATAGTGCGGTAGCTAATTTCATATGTCTAAGCTAAGATTTTAAACGTACCGTTCAATTTTAATGCCAAGGTTTCTTCAAAGCTCACCGTTGTCTTTACCTTGATACATTCATCAACTTCTGTTATCGTGAGATTGAGATCGATGGTATTATTTTCTTCGGGGTTGATGATGGCCATAAACTTGACGTTCGATGCAACCGATAGAAATAGCTCTTTGTTCAATTCTTTCTCCGTAAGTTCTTTGATCATTTGGATCATACAAACCCCCGGCATTATTGGATTACCCGGAAAATGCCCTTTAAAAACCTCATGTTCTTTATTTAGTTTTACGGTAACGGAAAGAGTGTTCTCTATTTTTTCAAAAGCTAAAATGGAATATAATCCCTCAATCAACATGGTGTCTATAGTTTAAATTTATATGCAGCGCCAATTTGAAAACCGCCATTGAGATTGCTGCCAGATTCTTCATAAAGGTTATCCGATCCTAAAAAGTCGACACTTACCGTACCTTGCTTATATCGTGCTTCTAAGGTAAGACCAAATGGAAATTCATAGCCAATGCCTCCAAAAGCTACTACGTCGATAGGCGATATTTCGTCGTCAATATCAAAATTTGACAGGCTTACAAAGTTATTCTTCAAATTAATATCAAGGCCGAGACCAAGTATAAAATGAAAGTTATTCTTCTGGGTGACATAAAATTTATTGGGAATACCGATAGAAAGGTAGTGAATATCGACATCTCCATATTCGGTCGAGCTAGATTTGCCCCCTTGATTAGAATATAAAACTTCAGGCTGCAACGTATAGTAATCTGATATAGGTATTTTAACAAAAGCGCCAACGTAAAGACCGGTCTTGGTGTCTAATTTAGTTTTGCTGATATTAGAATTATTGATGCCCATCTTCACTCCGGGTCTTACTTGTGCATGTAGAAAGCCCGCGAATAACAATGTAGCAATCAAGAATATAGATTGTATTCTACTCATCAAATAGCGCTTAATGAAATTTTAAGTTTAATGTTTTGGTGCGTAATGTCCACATTCTTAACCTGACTTTTTTCAATATTATCGAACTCAAGGGTTACATTGGGCTTCCCATTTTTTACCCTGACAATTTTTTGCAATTGCTTATCTTGAAGGTAAAAATAATGTTTTTTAGATAGGATTTCAGACTTCACCACAACCTTATCTTCAACGCTATAAGTTTCTGTTATGAACGGGTTTTCAATT
This window harbors:
- a CDS encoding all-trans-retinol 13,14-reductase produces the protein MKEYYDVVVIGSGMGGLVAANIMAREGKSVCVLEKNNQYGGNLQTFVRERTIFDTGVHYIGGLDKGQNLYRYFEYLDILDGLELKKLDVDGFDLITFDDDNNEYPHSQGYANFVEKLAKQFPEEKEAINTYCGKLREICNRFPLYKLEEGKPYHKDSDLFRLPAKAFIDSLTENKKLSAVLAGSNLLYAGDPEKTPFYVHALSVNSFIQSAYRCADGGSQITKMLIRKLKENGGEAYKHHEVINFETEDQRIISASIINGKKIKGDLFISNIEPKTTLKMAGEHNFRKPYNRRIQNIESTISAFSIHIVLKPKSFKYLNHNYYHFRDPSKVWTGPEYTQESWPDTYMVSMGARKNQGEWGDQLTAITYMRFDEVEPWAKTFNTVAHKNSRGQTYEEFKNAKAEVFLSELEKKFPNIRECIQSTHTSTPLSYRDYIGCNRGSMYGYVKDVENPLKSFISPRTKIKNLYLTGQSLNMHGILGVTISGVVTCSEILGSEYLLNKITNPGSEVDSKISV
- a CDS encoding 1-acyl-sn-glycerol-3-phosphate acyltransferase, with protein sequence MGDFFFRTYSWIAKKRWLALIGFLIILLGLAKMVSQIQFDDDISSLIPVNEETKQVQKVLKSITFTDKIIVNIKKAENATVDELTDYATEFLDSIQNRQGNYIKNIQGKVEDDVLQNTFDLVYNHLPLFLETEDYKVIQQKLSKDSITKLTESNYRTLISPAGIVAKKNIVKDPLGISFMGLKKLQKLGFGEGFKIKNGFLLDKDEQNILLFITPQFGSNETNKNLPFSEVLYAIQDDLNQKYNGSVESEYFGAALSAVSNAKQIKHDIQFTVSIAMTLLIILLIVFYRKITLPLILFAPAFFGGLLAIAMLCLIRTKMSAISLGIGSVLLGVTLDYGLHILTHLREGNSIKSVYQEVAPAVLMSSLTTASAFLCLLFLDSQALQDLGIFAAISVLGASIFALLFIPLVYKPRSATEIKSNLLDRLAAHQFHRNKWAILALAAVFVISIFTYRKVLFNKDIAKLNYETESLIKARQHLEKLTDMGSKSIYLATFGEDLQQVLHQNDSIYKKLEQLKENGQVISFGSIGTLAKSNRSQNKKIDAWKSFWSDEKISQLKQNLIQSGNELGFKENTFNQFYTLLAKDFTPLEIDRLKEIKSFSVDDYLVNDENGYTATSLVKVDSSSMAIIREQFDQAPNTLLIDRQQVNETFLGNLKNDFNQLLGYSLIVVLLILFIFYRSFVLTMITALPIFLTWFLTVGIMGLLHLEFNIFNIIICSFIFGLGVDYSIFITNGLLKEYRTGEKALTTHKTSIILSVITTIAGVGVLIFAKHPVLYTISAVSLIGILCAALTAFIVQPLLFRLFIGGRTKRPIRPRVLLHSLFSFGYFDLGGIVLGIYAWIYLKLYPKGHLKPQYRLHRVTSKFMKSVLYTNPFTTKKIINPLNEKFQKPALLIANHSSFLDILVMGMLHPKLIYLVKDHVYNSKTIGSAARLSGAYPVSGGIENGEAYLKQKLAQGFSIITFPEGSRSINNKIGRFHKGAFYLAEKFDLDILPVLIHGASEVSPKDSFIIRDGSITAQFLGRITPNDKRYGETYTQRAKQVGAYVRKEFRAMRKNIESPTYWHKTLLENFRYKGPLVYKGVRDDLKVHSISYQKLLHGLDEKGSIIYVSQQNVHLPLLLALDSIDRKISAFIKNDHYRAILANNYLTHRYSKIAVCDAFESVFTVPAETLIIDDSEFHPSEEIHQKLSEISNLIVLDKGEKFTPPSSFTILLQNDTFIWYKRNT
- a CDS encoding glycosyltransferase involved in cell wall biosynthesis encodes the protein MSDSRSQLQEMMQQYKCCVLVPTYNNGKTLKRVMDGILLQTQNIIVVNDGATDNTAEVLKEYSCIHQVHLPENKGKGNALKVGFGEAVSKGFDFIITIDSDGQHYPEDIPVFIEALKAEETKNVLYIGSRNMRQADVPGKSSFGNKFSNFWFWFETGTWLTDTQCGFRLYPIHELKKLNFITPKFEFEIEVIVKASWNGTLVKNLPVKISYDEKERVTHFRTVPDFTRISILNTFLVLIALFYIKPRDFFRRIRKKGIKKFLTEDILGSDDPPKKKALSIALGLFVGLSPFWGFHTLLVLGGAFLLKLNKPIAFAFSNVSLPPFIPFILYGGLQIGAWIMGEEHFFALDNIADNLLALKGIKTYLVGSIFLAITVSVIGGFMGYFTLSQMAKRKKMTLKNG
- a CDS encoding 3-hydroxyacyl-[acyl-carrier-protein] dehydratase encodes the protein MLIEGLYSILAFEKIENTLSVTVKLNKEHEVFKGHFPGNPIMPGVCMIQMIKELTEKELNKELFLSVASNVKFMAIINPEENNTIDLNLTITEVDECIKVKTTVSFEETLALKLNGTFKILA
- a CDS encoding outer membrane protein with beta-barrel domain; this translates as MSRIQSIFLIATLLFAGFLHAQVRPGVKMGINNSNISKTKLDTKTGLYVGAFVKIPISDYYTLQPEVLYSNQGGKSSSTEYGDVDIHYLSIGIPNKFYVTQKNNFHFILGLGLDINLKNNFVSLSNFDIDDEISPIDVVAFGGIGYEFPFGLTLEARYKQGTVSVDFLGSDNLYEESGSNLNGGFQIGAAYKFKL